CCCGGCGCGTGGTGCGCATCGAGGGTTACACCGACAACACCGGCGGTGAGCAGGAAAACCTCAAGCTGTCCCGTGACCGAGCGCAATCGGTGGCCGATGTGCTGATAGACCTGGGCATCGACGAAAAACGCATCCAGGTTGAAGGGTATGGCGACCAATATCCCGTTGAGGCCAATGCCTCCGAGCGGGGCAGGGCGCAGAACCGTCGGGTGGAGATTGTGTTCTCTGACGAAAAAGGCCAACTGGGCGCCGCTCGCTAAAGCTCGACACAAATCAAAATGTGAAAGCCGGCCTGTGTGGGAGCGGGCTTGCTCGCGAATGCGGTATTCCAGTCTCCAGATTTGTTGACTGATACACCGCCTTCGCGAGCAAGCCCGCTCCCACATTTGGTTGGGTGTACCTCAGGAAATCTCTTCACCACCCCTACAGTTTTTACTGTCACTCCCGCCTGCGCTCGACTATTGTGGCAACTGTCCCCGTACACTTCTAAACTGTGCCGGTATGTTTCACACAAAAATAAAATACCCGTGAAATCGAGTGCTGCGTCATGACCAATCTGTTGCTCTACCAACGTATCGCCCAGCAGCTGGCTGAGGATATCCGACGCGGTGTCTATCAACCGGGCGAGCGCGTGCCTTCGGTGCGCAAGATGAGCTCCCAGCTCAATGTGAGCCACGCCACGGTATTGCAAGCCTATGCCAACCTGGAAGACCAGGGCCTGATCCGGGCGCGGCCACAGTCCGGTTACTACGTGCACCAGACCCCCGCGCTCACGGCACCTACGCCGGACATCGCGCGGGTCGAGCGCCCGGGGTTGGTCACCCGCAGCAGCATCATCCAGCAGGTATTGGTCGAATCGCGCCGCGAAGGCGTGTTCCCGTTGGGCGCCGCCGTGCCGAGTGTGGATTACTTGCCGGTACGGGCACTGCACCAGCAATTGGCCAAGGTCACGCGCTTTCAGAGCCCACGGGCGTTCAGCTACATGTTCAGCCCAGGTTTCGAACCGTTGCGGCGCCAAGTGGCGATCCGCATGCGTGATGCGGGCGTGGTGGTAGACCCCTCCGAAGTGGTGATCACCCACGGTTGCGTCGATGCATTACAGATGTCGCTGCGGGTGCTGACCCGTCCCGGCGACCTGATCGCCGCAGAATCACCGACTTACTACGGCTTGCTGCAACTGGCGGATCTGCTTGGCCTCAAGGTCATCGAGATCCCCAGCGACCCCTCCACAGGCATGAGCCTGGAGGCCCTGCAACTGGCGGCCAACCAATGGTCGATCAAGGCCCTGGTGTTGACCACGCGCCTGAGCAACCCCCTGGGCGGCACCATGCCCGAGGAGCGACAAAAACAGTTGCTGCGCCTGGCGTCGGATTTCGATATCCAGATCGTCGAGGACGATATTTACGGCGAGCTGATGTTCGAAGTCGGCCGTACCAAGGCGTTGAAAGCGTATGACCGCCTGGACCGGGTCATCTACTGCTCAAGTTTTTCCAAGACCTTGTCCCCCGGCGTACGCATCGGTTGGATGATCGCCGGCAAATACCAGCAGGAGATCCAGCGCCTGCAGATGTTCAGCACCCATTCGGCATGCAGCGTCACGCAGATGGGGGTTGCGGCGTACCTGGAGAACGGCGGTTACGACCGGCACCTGCGCTACATCCGTCAGGAGTACCGCAAGAACCTCAACGCCTTCCAGTTAGCGGTGCAGCAGTATTTCCCCGAAGGCACTCAGATGACTCGTCCAAGCGGTGGCTTCATCCTGTGGGTCAGTTTGCCGGGCCGGGTCAATACCCAGGAACTGCACGTGCGTGCCCTGCAACAGGGCATCAGCATCGCGCCGGGACTTATTTTCAGTAATACCGAGCAGTTCAACCACTGTATCCGCCTTAACTGCGGCACGCCGTGGAACCGTGAAGCAGAGCGCGCGCTGATGACATTGGGGATGCTGGCCAGCCAGTTATGCCAGGAAACGGCAGCGGGCTTTTGAGCCAAGGAACGGGGACAACTCCGGTAGCAGGCTAATCACCAGGCTTGTCATGCCGCGCACAACAAGCGAGCATATGGCCCTCTGCCGTTAAAGCTGTTGGCGATATGACTCCTATTTTTCGCGCTGTCATGGTGATTGGCCTGTTAAGCCTGTGCAACGTCGGCACCGTGCTGGCGGCATCGCCTGTGACGCCAGACAAACCGGCTGCCAGCAGCCAGCAGAAGCCCCCGCGAAAAACCGGCACCCGCCAAAAAAGCTCCGGAAACGAAGAAAAAAGCCGCCACGGTAAAAAAACGTGCACCGATTGCGATCAAGTCCAAGTCGGCCCATGAAGTCGCGCAGACCAAATTGCCACCGGCACAGTTGGATTTGTCCCTGCCTTCTGACATGGTTCGGCACTTGCAACCCCTCGGCACCGTGCCCAAACCGAAGAGCGTGCCCTTGCTGCCGCCGATGTTTGGCGAAAAGCCTACCGACAACAGTGCCTTCCAGATCAACGGTCGCCTGCTCAGCAATGAGATGAAGCTGCAACTGCGCAACGAAGAACGGCGCGAAGTGGAAGGCGCCGCGTTGGAATTCGAGTTCAAGCAGTAAACTTTTCCCACAAACGTGACGTCGCTCTTCGACCATGTGTCGGAGACTGGTCGGTCATTTTTGTTTTCTGCGAAAAACCACTGTTAGACCATTTTAAAACGGCTGTTTAAGGGCGTACTCTAGCCCGGCCATCCACATTGAGTCGTCGAGGACCTGCTGGTCATGAATTGCCGTGAAGGCTGTGGCGCTTGCTGCATCGCCCCCTCCATCAGTTCGCCCTTACCGGGAATGCCCCATGGCAAACCTGCGGGCGAACGCTGCCTGCACCTGTCGGTCGAACAGCTATGCCAGCTGTTCGGGCAACCGGAGCGACCGGCGGTGTGCAGTGATTTCAAGGCAGATATCGAGGTCTGTGGCACCGACCAAGCCGATGCGATCCGGTTGATCGGCTGGTGGGAGCAGATGACGGCGGCTTGATGGGCTTTACTATCGGAACTTCAACAATAAGGAATACAACAATGGGTTCGCTGAAACGAATGGCTGTGTTGTGCGGTTTTACGGTGTTGTTTGCTACCACTGCCCAGGCTGAGGATTGGCAAGTCGCCAAGGACGAAGACGGTATCAAGGTGTCCCTGAGCGAAATTGCCGGCTCCAAGTACAAAGCGTATCGCGGCGTTACCACGATCAAGGCGCCAGTTGCCAAGATCCAGGCGCTGCAGGAGGACGTGGCCGGTGCCTGCTCCTGGATTCACGAGTGCAAGTCGCAAAAGCTGCTCAAGACCGAGGGTGACAAGAGCTGGACCTACACGCAGTTCAAGGCTCCGTTCCCAGTGACCGACCGTGATTCCATCCTGGAAATCACCACCAGCAAGGCTGCTGACGGCACCGTCACCCGCAAGTTGCTGGAAGTACCTACCTATCAGCCAGAAGTGAAAGGCTATGTGCGCGTGGCGCAGGTGGACGGCTACTGGAAACTGGTACCCAAAGGCGACAACCTCACCGAAGTCACCTACCAGGTGCACACCGAGCCAGGCGGCAGCGTGCCATCGTGGTTGGCCAACAAGTTTGTGGTGGACGCGCCGTTCAACACGTTGAAAGCCCTGAAAGACCACGCTGAAAAATAAGCGCAACTGATCCGGTGCCTCCGGCCTTGAGTGGAACGTTTGGCGAGCCCTCAAGGTCCAGATAGATGTAAGCCCACACACGGGTTTTATCGAGGAGGCACCGATGCAAAAGTGGCAAATTACCTTCGTTGATGATCATGGTCAGAAAACCGTGGAAGAGGTGACCTGCGATCAAAAGCCCAGCCTCGAAGACGCTGCGCACATGATTCGCAGCAAGCTGGTGCCCATCGCCGCCGAACTCGACCTCAATGACCTTGAGGGCCGCAAGCCCGAGCCGACGGTCAAGATCCTCAAAGACCAGAACAGTATCCAGATCCTCGACATCTCCCCTGCCGCCTGAACATTCCCTGTCAGCCCTTAAAGCGCCTCTGGTGGAGGTGATAGCTTCGCGCTACTCTGCAATCGAGATCAGCGAATGAATCGCTAAGGTCTGGTCTTGTCAGCTACATGCTTGTTTTCCAGCGGTGATGTCAGTGCCGTAGCACCCACGCTCGTACGGCGTGGGCTTCGGGAAGCACGGAAAGTCTATCCATCGGTTTGAGGAGGACGTTTCATGAGCACAGCCTATCAAGAAGACATCAGCACCAATGTTCTGCGCCGCATGAAAGAAGGCGGCTTCGACTTCTCACGTTTCCACCCCATCGAGTTCTACGCCATTTTCCCGGATGAGGAACGTGCGCGTAGGGCTGCGGGTCGGTTTCGTGGGGAATCCCTGAATGCCCAGGTCAGTGCGCGCGACGATGGCGCCTGGTACCTGGAACTGAGCAAAATCATGTTCGCTACCTACGACGGCATAGGAGACTTCGAGCAAGACTTTGAGGCGGTGGTCGAGCCGCTGGGCGGGATCATCGAAGGATGGGGCGTCAAGCAGGAGGTGCGTGGTTTACCCATGTAGTTGCATGAAAAACACAGCGTATCGGCTGACCTTTGGGTCGGCCGTTTTTGTTTGCGCGGTGGGAAAACTATTCGGAACTTGCGCGCCACTTTCGCGCACCAAAAAAAGGCCACCCAAGAGGGTGGCTTAAAGGGAAGAGTGGAGGGCTGAAGCTGTAGGACGGGTCCTGTTCAGCAGATGGGACCGATTATCCGCAGGCCAGGTCGGGCAGTGAAATCAACTCTGGCTATGCTGTTGATAGACAAAACCCGCATTACGATGAAGCGCACCACAGGACAGCGGGCATTCTGCGCACCAGGACGGTGCGATTAGATCCCTGTGTTTATTCAACTCACTGATTTTTAAGTGTTTATGCCGCTGGCACGGGCCTTGCGATGGTTCTTGCGCCCGGGTGACAAGGAGTTCGGCA
The Pseudomonas poae DNA segment above includes these coding regions:
- a CDS encoding PLP-dependent aminotransferase family protein, coding for MTNLLLYQRIAQQLAEDIRRGVYQPGERVPSVRKMSSQLNVSHATVLQAYANLEDQGLIRARPQSGYYVHQTPALTAPTPDIARVERPGLVTRSSIIQQVLVESRREGVFPLGAAVPSVDYLPVRALHQQLAKVTRFQSPRAFSYMFSPGFEPLRRQVAIRMRDAGVVVDPSEVVITHGCVDALQMSLRVLTRPGDLIAAESPTYYGLLQLADLLGLKVIEIPSDPSTGMSLEALQLAANQWSIKALVLTTRLSNPLGGTMPEERQKQLLRLASDFDIQIVEDDIYGELMFEVGRTKALKAYDRLDRVIYCSSFSKTLSPGVRIGWMIAGKYQQEIQRLQMFSTHSACSVTQMGVAAYLENGGYDRHLRYIRQEYRKNLNAFQLAVQQYFPEGTQMTRPSGGFILWVSLPGRVNTQELHVRALQQGISIAPGLIFSNTEQFNHCIRLNCGTPWNREAERALMTLGMLASQLCQETAAGF
- a CDS encoding YkgJ family cysteine cluster protein, which produces MNCREGCGACCIAPSISSPLPGMPHGKPAGERCLHLSVEQLCQLFGQPERPAVCSDFKADIEVCGTDQADAIRLIGWWEQMTAA
- a CDS encoding ribonuclease E inhibitor RraB, coding for MSTAYQEDISTNVLRRMKEGGFDFSRFHPIEFYAIFPDEERARRAAGRFRGESLNAQVSARDDGAWYLELSKIMFATYDGIGDFEQDFEAVVEPLGGIIEGWGVKQEVRGLPM